TGTAGTGACCGGCCTTCATCTCGGGCAGGAAAAAGTTGAGCCGGGCAAAGAGACCGATGAGCAGCAGCAGAATGAGCGGGTTGGAAAGGGTGAGCAGGAATGAAGAGGCGAAGTCCTGGGTGAATGAGCTTTTCTGATTGAGTTTCTTGCGGATATTCCGCGCCGGATTTTGCCGGAACAGGTAGAGCCCGAACCCCGTGAGCACGAGACTGCCGATAATTTGTAGCGGCGCTTGGTGGGCCTCGATGAAGTCCACGACAATAGAGAGGCCCAACCCCGTGAGTATGGCATAGCAGAGATCCGAGAGCGAAGCCCCGAGACCGGTGGCCAATCCCGAACGTCGCCCCTTGTTCAGGGTGCGTTGTATGCACAACACACCGATGGGCCCCATCGGCGCCGATACCAGTATTCCGATGGCCAATCCTCTGATAATAATGTATATAAGCAACTCTATCGTGGACATACCCAAGTGACTGTAAACCGGTCGGCCGGTTGCTGTTTTGCCGGTGCAAATATAAGCAAATGAGAACGCCGAGACAAACGAAAATGAAGTTTTCAACTTTGACAGGTGTCGAGTGGCCTGCTATCTTGTATGAAGACAGGAAAAAACGCGCGCGGATAATAAGGCGTTTACACAAAAGTACGATGTCGCCCCGAATCCTGTATTCTCAAAATATCGCGCTTATTCCCAAAAATACTTTTTTTTATTGTTTTATAACCCGAGGCTTTTCATTACATTTGCACACAAATAAACCCGTTCATACGATTATCCATTTCCGGTTATACACACATAAAACAATAGAGAATGGTACTTTTCTTTAAAACCCCCGAACAGCAAATTATCGCTGTTGATGTTACGCACGAATTATCGGCCCCGGAGGTCGAGAAGCTGAGTTGGCTTTTCGGTCGGGCACAGTTGCTTTCCGAGACTCGTCTCGACGGTTGGTTTGTCGGTCCCCGCAAAGAAATGATTACCCCGTGGAGTACCAATGCCGTGGAAATCACCCAGAACATGGGCCTCGAAGGAATCCTCCGCATCGAGGAGTATTTCCCCGTTTCAAACGCACAGGCCGAGCACGACCCCATGTTGCAACGCATGTACGACGGCATCGACCAGAAAATATTCGAAATCAACAAGCAGCCCGATCCTATCGTTTACATCGACGACATCGTGGCCTATAACGCCCAGGAAGGGCTTGCATTGAGTGATGAAGAAGTGAAGTACCTCAACGACCTGAGCCACAAACTCGGCCGCAAGCTCACCGATAGCGAAGTTTTCGGCTTTTCGCAGGTCAATTCCGAACACTGTCGCCACAAAATCTTCAACGGCGTATTCATCATCGATGGAGAAGAAAAAGAAAGTTCGCTGTTCAAGTTGATAAAGAAAACCTCCGAGGAGAATCCCAACAACCTCGTGTCGGCCTATAAAGACAATGTGGCCTTCAACAAAGGCCCTGTCGTGGAGCAATTCGCCCCGGCCACCCAGGACAAGCCCGATTTCTTCGAGATAAAAGACATCGAAACCGTCATTTCCCTCAAAGCCGAGACCCATAACTTCCCCACTACCGTAGAGCCCTTCAACGGCGCAGCTACTGGTACCGGCGGAGAGATTCGCGACCGTCTCGGCGGAGGCAAAGCCAGCCTTCCCATTGCGGGAACGGCCGTCTATATGACCTCTTATCCCCGTACCGAAGAGGGCCGTGAATGGGAAAATGCCATGGCTCCCCGCAAATGGCTCTATCAAACGCCCGAACAGATTCTTATCAAAGCCTCGAACGGAGCTTCCGATTTCGGAAACAAATTCGGCCAGCCGCTCATTTGCGGTTCGCTGCTCACCTTCGAACACGCTGAGAACTATAAGAAATTCGCCTACGACAAAGTCATCATGTTGGCCGGTGGCGTAGGATTTGCCACCCTGCGCGACGCATTGAAAGGCGAAGCCGAACCCCAAGAAAAAGTGGTGGTCATGGGCGGTGACAACTACCGCATCGGAATGGGTGGCGGTGCCGTATCTTCGGTCGAGACCGGGCAGTATGCCAACGCCATCGAGCTCAATGCCGTGCAGCGTGCCAACCCCGAGATGCAAAAACGTGTCTCCAATGTCGTTCGGGCTTTGGCCGAGAGCGACGATAACCCCATCATCTCTA
The Candidatus Caccoplasma merdavium genome window above contains:
- a CDS encoding LysE family transporter translates to MSTIELLIYIIIRGLAIGILVSAPMGPIGVLCIQRTLNKGRRSGLATGLGASLSDLCYAILTGLGLSIVVDFIEAHQAPLQIIGSLVLTGFGLYLFRQNPARNIRKKLNQKSSFTQDFASSFLLTLSNPLILLLLIGLFARLNFFLPEMKAGHYILGYVSIILGAFIWWFTITYIINKVRSHFNLRSLWLINRIISIVIIVMSLVGVGTGFYEYFIK